In Oryzias latipes chromosome 15, ASM223467v1, the following proteins share a genomic window:
- the LOC105358356 gene encoding uncharacterized protein LOC105358356: MGNVNPVVGMAWFSICVCLPLTFVVFLFACWKARRGQVPVYYMNLLISNLIQLFSMIDWVVQSNGVSFISLVLFHIAAIASLGFRMGIALERYCFIAFPHFEYIRQTKGSVLFCTTVWGVCFIMVPIPLAFNRISTSLLTILPAPVFIICLAETIRLMCQAAPFATLVPNEVKQRILATLIVLMLNYSLMIFPCAIVNIVFPIFSLLNYFPTGIGCLYQFSSFMDLILFALTLKGPIDKLLGRLCCCSMAYPVVHASAPMSV; this comes from the exons ATGGGGAATGTGAATCCTGTCGTTGGAATGGCATGGTTCAGCATCTGTGTCTGCCTTCCTTTAACCTTTGTGGTCTTTCTCTTTGCCTGTTGGAAg GCAAGAAGAGGACAGGTTCCTGTCTACTACATGAACCTTCTGATATCCAATCTAATCCAGCTCTTCAGTATGATTGATTGGGTAGTTCAGAGCAACGGTGTATCATTCATATCCCTTGTTCTCTTTCACATTGCTGCCATTGCCAGTCTTGGATTTAGGATGGGCATTGCTTTGGAGAG GTACTGTTTCATCGCCTTCCCACACTTTGAATACATCAGACAAACTAAAGGCTCTGTGCTGTTCTGTACCACTGTCTGGGGTGTTTGTTTCATCATGGTCCCCATTCCACTAGCCTTTAATAGAATTTCAACTAGTCTATTGACTATTCTGCCTGCTCCTGTGTTCATCATTTGTCTGGCTGAAACCATAAGACTCATGTGTCAAGCAGCCCCTTTCGCAACCTTAGTCCCCAACGAAGTTAAACAAAGAATTCTGGCAACTTTGATTGTGTTGATGCTCAATTACAGTCTAATGATCTTCCCTTGTGCAATTGTAAACATTGTATTTCCAATTTTCAGTTTACTCAATTATTTTCCAACTGGTATTGGTTGTTTATATCAGTTCAGTTCATTCATGGACTTGATTCTTTTTGCCTTGACACTTAAAGGCCCCATTGACAAGTTGCTCGGGCGTTTGTGCTGCTGCTCTATGGCTTATCCTGTAGTTCATGCAAGCGCCCCAATgtcagtgtga